From one Lolium rigidum isolate FL_2022 chromosome 4, APGP_CSIRO_Lrig_0.1, whole genome shotgun sequence genomic stretch:
- the LOC124707039 gene encoding GTP-binding nuclear protein Ran-2 → MALPNQGTVDYPSFKLVIVGDGGTGKTTFVKRHLTGEFEKKYEPTIGVEVHPLDFTTNCGKIRFYCWDTAGQEKFGGLRDGYYIHGQCAIIMFDVTSRLTYKNVPTWHRDLCRVCENIPIVLCGNKVDVKNRQVKAKQVTFHRKKNLQYYEISAKSNYNFEKPFLYLARKLAGDANIHFVEAVALKPPEVTFDLAMQQQHEAELAAAAAQPLPDDDDDLIE, encoded by the exons ATG GCGCTGCCGAACCAGGGGACCGTCGACTACCCCAGCTTCaagctcgtcatcgtcggcgatgGCGGGACTG GTAAAACCACCTTTGTGAAGAGGCATCTCACTGGAGAGTTTGAGAAGAAATACGAAC CAACCATTGGTGTTGAAGTTCACCCATTGGATTTCACCACCAACTGTGGAAAGATTCGTTTCTACTGCTGGGACACTGCTGGGCAAGAGAAGTTTGGTGGCCTTAGGGATGGATACTA TATCCATGGTCAGTGTGCGATCATTATGTTTGATGTCACTTCAAGGCTGACTTACAAGAATGTTCCGACATGGCACAGAGACTTGTGCAG GGTGTGTGAGAACATCCCCATTGTTCTCTGCGGTAACAAGGTTGATGTGAAGAACAGGCAGGTTAAGGCCAAGCAAGTCACATTCCACAGGAAGAAGAACCTGCAGTACTATGAAATCTCTGCCAAGAGCAACTACAACTTTGAGAAGCCCTTCCTCTACCTTGCGAGGAAGTTGGCTGG tGATGCCAACATTCATTTTGTTGAAGCCGTGGCTCTCAAGCCTCCGGAAGTTACCTTCGACTTGGCCATGCAGCAACA GCACGAGGCTGAGCTTGCCGCGGCAGCAGCGCAACCACTgcctgatgacgatgacgatctgATCGAGTAG
- the LOC124707041 gene encoding malate dehydrogenase 1, mitochondrial-like yields the protein MMRPSLLRTAAQHLRRRDYSAAAQPDRKVAILGAAGGIGQPLALLMKLNPLVSSLSLYDIAGTPGVAADVSHINTPALVKGFMADDQLAEALEGADVVIIPAGVPRKPGMTRDDLFKINAGIVKGLCTAIAKHCPNALVNMISNPVNSTVPIAAEVFKKAGTFDEKKLFGVTTLDVVRAKTFYAGKANVPVTGVNVPVVGGHAGVTILPLFSQATPASNALSHEDLKALTKRTQDGGTEVVEAKAGKGSATLSMAYAGAVFGDACLKGLNGVPDIVECSFVQSTVTELPFFASKVRLGKNGVEEVIGLGELSAFEKEGLESLKGELLSSIEKGIKFAQEC from the exons ATGATGAGGCCGTCGCTGCTGAGGACCGCGGCGCAGCACCTGCGCCGCCGCGACTACTCCGCCGCCGCGCAGCCGGACCGGAAGGTGGCCATCCTCGGCGCCGCGGGCGGCATCGGCCAGCCGCTCGCCCTCCTCATGAAGCTCAACCCGCTCgtctcctccctctccctctaCGACATCGCAGGAACCCCCGGCGTCGCCGCCGACGTCTCCCACATCAACACCCCCGCCCTG GTGAAGGGGTTCATGGCGGACGACCAGCTGGCCGAGGCCCTGGAGGGCGCCGACGTGGTCATCATCCCCGCCGGCGTGCCCAGGAAGCCCGGCATGACCAGGGACGACCTCTTCAAGATCAACGCAGGCATCGTCAAGGGCCTCTGCACCGCCATCGCCAAGCACTGCCCCAAT GCCCTCGTCAATATGATCAGCAACCCTGTCAACTCGACTGTGCCGATCGCAGCTGAGGTGTTCAAGAAGGCTGGTACTTTTGACGAGAAGAAGCTGTTCGGTGTCACCACCCTTGATGTTGTTCGTGCTAAAACTTTCTACGCTGGGAAGGCAAACGTGCCAGTCACTG GGGTGAATGTTCCTGTTGTTGGTGGCCATGCTGGTGTTACTATCCTGCCACTGTTCTCACAG GCTACTCCTGCAAGTAATGCATTGTCCCATGAGGATCTTAAGGCCCTCACCAAGAGGACACAAGATGGTGGGACGGAAGTTGTTGAAGCAAAGGCTGGAAAGGGCTCAGCAACATTGTCAATGGC ATATGCTGGTGCAGTTTTTGGAGATGCATGCTTGAAGGGGCTCAATGGAGTTCCTGACATTGTAGAGTGCTCCTTTGTGCAATCAACTGTAACAGAGCTGCCATTCTTTGCCTCCAAG GTAAGGCTCGGCAAGAACGGAGTGGAGGAAGTGATTGGGCTGGGCGAGCTGTCTGCCTTCGAGAAGGAGGGTCTGGAGAGCCTCAAGGGCGAACTGTTGTCCTCCATCGAGAAGGGTATCAAGTTCGCGCAGGAGTGCTAG